A portion of the Cellulophaga algicola DSM 14237 genome contains these proteins:
- a CDS encoding DUF6503 family protein, giving the protein MRLVLISLVVALFLSCKDTKKNEQISEPVKETTEEVSTTESKVEYPEDFMKVLEVHGGIAAWRAQKTLTFVKPNDEGFEHYTIDLHTRNEKVVSEEVERGNEGDKTWVLDPENNFKGDAVFYKNLYFYFYAMPFVLADKGVNYSETEALEVDGVSYPGIKVSFDQGVGTSPKDNYYVHYDSKTNQMAWLGYTVTYRTGEKSDKISWINYNDWTEVSGLKLPKSISWHKAEGNKILGVAKTVNFEKATLSDKSMEKGYYAKPESATYVTRK; this is encoded by the coding sequence ATGCGCTTAGTACTTATTTCGTTAGTTGTAGCTCTCTTTTTATCGTGTAAAGACACTAAAAAGAACGAGCAGATTTCTGAACCCGTAAAAGAAACAACAGAAGAAGTTTCAACAACAGAAAGTAAGGTGGAGTATCCAGAAGACTTCATGAAAGTTTTGGAAGTGCATGGTGGTATTGCTGCATGGAGAGCTCAAAAGACCTTGACTTTTGTTAAGCCAAATGATGAAGGATTTGAACATTATACTATCGATTTACATACCAGAAATGAAAAAGTAGTTTCAGAGGAAGTAGAAAGAGGTAATGAAGGGGATAAAACTTGGGTATTAGATCCTGAAAATAATTTTAAAGGTGATGCTGTTTTTTATAAAAATTTATATTTTTATTTCTATGCAATGCCTTTTGTATTGGCAGATAAAGGGGTTAATTATTCTGAGACAGAAGCATTGGAAGTAGACGGTGTATCTTATCCTGGTATAAAAGTTAGCTTTGATCAAGGTGTAGGTACTTCTCCAAAAGATAACTATTATGTACATTATGATTCTAAAACAAATCAAATGGCTTGGTTGGGGTATACGGTAACCTATAGAACAGGAGAGAAATCTGATAAAATTAGTTGGATTAATTATAATGATTGGACCGAGGTTTCTGGATTAAAACTGCCGAAATCCATTTCTTGGCATAAGGCTGAGGGTAATAAGATATTGGGGGTTGCCAAAACTGTTAATTTTGAAAAAGCAACACTTTCGGACAAGTCAATGGAAAAAGGCTATTATGCTAAGCCAGAATCGGCTACGTATGTTACCCGTAAGTAA
- a CDS encoding MoaD/ThiS family protein, whose translation MKVLLFGIAKDIIGASEYEVPTQPKPPSTVKELKDVLVVLFPEFSKLSSFAIAVNSEYAGEEVFLHLNDEIAIIPPVSGG comes from the coding sequence ATGAAAGTTTTATTATTCGGGATTGCCAAAGATATTATTGGAGCTTCGGAATATGAAGTTCCAACACAACCAAAACCCCCTTCAACCGTAAAAGAGTTAAAGGATGTTTTGGTTGTTTTGTTTCCGGAATTTAGCAAATTGTCCTCTTTTGCGATAGCTGTTAATAGTGAGTATGCGGGCGAGGAGGTATTTTTGCATTTAAATGATGAAATAGCAATAATTCCGCCTGTTAGTGGCGGATAG
- the moaA gene encoding GTP 3',8-cyclase MoaA — translation MLVDNHNRTINYLRLAVTDRCNLRCNYCMPSEGIDFAENDKLFTIDELIRLSQILITQGITKIRITGGEPFVRKDLMVLLRELSKIDALEDISITTNATVIGPYISELKALGIKNINVSLDAITKDVFEKITRRKQYDIVYENIIRLITEGFNVRINCIALEGQNINEIVPMLDLAKHHNVCIRYLEEMPFNGGSKKFTAIAWDYKRILAHIAETYPDYYQLESPKTSTSINYKIPGFIGTFGVIPSFTRTFCGSCNRLRISATGDVITCLYAKASTNLITALRGENSEETVKENILKAVGNRAKTGFEAQENYKGVFSNSMTSIGG, via the coding sequence ATGTTGGTAGACAATCATAATAGAACTATTAATTACCTGCGTTTGGCGGTTACAGATCGTTGTAATTTGCGGTGTAATTACTGTATGCCGTCTGAAGGAATAGACTTTGCAGAAAACGATAAACTTTTTACGATCGATGAACTGATTCGATTAAGTCAGATTCTGATTACACAGGGGATTACTAAAATTAGAATTACAGGAGGAGAACCTTTTGTCCGCAAAGACTTAATGGTTTTACTACGTGAACTTTCTAAAATTGATGCGCTAGAAGATATTTCAATCACCACGAACGCTACCGTAATTGGTCCCTATATTTCAGAATTGAAAGCACTGGGTATTAAAAACATCAATGTAAGTTTAGATGCGATTACGAAAGATGTTTTTGAGAAAATTACTAGACGCAAGCAATACGACATTGTATATGAAAATATTATTCGTTTAATTACAGAAGGTTTTAATGTTCGTATTAATTGTATCGCTTTAGAAGGGCAGAATATAAATGAAATTGTCCCGATGCTAGATTTGGCAAAGCACCACAATGTTTGTATTCGTTATTTAGAAGAAATGCCATTTAATGGGGGATCCAAAAAGTTTACGGCCATTGCTTGGGACTATAAGCGAATTTTAGCACACATAGCAGAAACTTACCCCGATTATTATCAATTAGAATCGCCAAAAACATCCACATCTATTAACTATAAAATTCCTGGGTTTATCGGTACTTTCGGTGTGATTCCTTCGTTTACAAGAACATTTTGTGGATCGTGTAACCGATTGAGGATTTCTGCAACAGGTGATGTAATTACTTGTCTGTATGCCAAAGCTAGTACTAATTTAATTACAGCGTTACGGGGTGAAAATTCAGAAGAAACAGTAAAAGAAAATATTTTAAAAGCAGTAGGCAATAGAGCTAAAACTGGTTTTGAGGCACAAGAGAATTATAAAGGAGTTTTTTCAAACTCTATGACTTCAATAGGAGGATAA
- the moaC gene encoding cyclic pyranopterin monophosphate synthase MoaC gives MENKLSHIDDSGNATMVDVSQKEISTRVAIATGRVIFPKEVFTTLSAQDFLGKKGSIIQTAVIAGIQAVKRTADLIPLCHQLALSKIAIDIQPVGTSLQISCTVKCNERTGVEMEALTGVTISALTIYDMCKALSQDITITDVQLAKKTGGKNDFNR, from the coding sequence ATGGAAAATAAATTATCACATATAGATGATTCGGGAAATGCGACCATGGTTGATGTTTCTCAAAAAGAAATTTCAACACGTGTAGCAATAGCAACCGGTCGAGTGATTTTTCCAAAAGAAGTGTTTACGACACTTTCTGCACAAGATTTTTTAGGAAAAAAAGGCAGTATTATTCAGACTGCAGTGATTGCCGGAATTCAAGCCGTGAAAAGAACTGCAGATTTAATTCCGCTTTGCCATCAATTGGCATTATCAAAAATTGCAATTGATATTCAGCCAGTGGGTACTAGTTTGCAAATTTCTTGTACTGTAAAATGTAACGAACGTACAGGAGTAGAGATGGAGGCATTAACTGGGGTTACAATTAGTGCTTTAACTATTTATGATATGTGTAAAGCTTTGTCTCAGGACATTACCATTACTGATGTGCAATTAGCTAAAAAAACAGGAGGTAAAAATGACTTCAATAGATAA
- the mobA gene encoding molybdenum cofactor guanylyltransferase: MTSIDKLYGLVLSGGKSTRMGKDKGLIAYHGIPQRDYIYKLLEEVCDQTFLSIRNDQVDAISKEFQVITDDDTFRGPYNGILSAHNKYPNVAWLVLACDLPLIDVPSLKELINARDTTKLATSFALKENPLPEPLCAIWEAAGLKASVIYMNTQQGSCPRKFLIHNDVALVFPSNEQVLLNANSITEYEEALKIVAQ; this comes from the coding sequence ATGACTTCAATAGATAAACTTTACGGATTAGTACTCTCTGGCGGTAAAAGTACCCGAATGGGAAAAGATAAGGGGTTGATAGCGTACCACGGAATTCCGCAGCGCGATTATATTTATAAGCTACTGGAAGAAGTTTGTGACCAAACATTCCTAAGTATCCGAAATGATCAGGTTGATGCAATTTCTAAAGAGTTTCAGGTTATTACGGATGATGATACGTTTAGAGGTCCGTATAATGGAATCTTATCAGCTCATAATAAATATCCGAATGTAGCTTGGCTAGTTCTTGCTTGTGATTTGCCGTTGATTGATGTTCCGTCCTTGAAAGAATTAATAAATGCCAGAGATACGACTAAGTTGGCAACTTCATTTGCTTTAAAGGAAAATCCACTTCCAGAACCTTTGTGTGCAATTTGGGAAGCAGCAGGATTAAAAGCTTCTGTAATATATATGAATACACAACAAGGCAGTTGTCCGCGGAAATTTCTGATACATAATGATGTTGCACTCGTTTTTCCTTCAAATGAACAAGTATTGCTTAATGCTAATTCTATAACGGAATACGAAGAAGCACTGAAAATAGTAGCACAATAA
- the moeB gene encoding HesA/MoeB/ThiF family protein, giving the protein MNLERYSRQTQLKEFGLEAQEKLSVAKILVIGAGGLGVPALTYLNAMGVGTLGIVDNDVVSLSNLHRQVSYYESEVGEPKVTSLIKKLKVQNSDTKLVAHHTFLTTENALELIAQYDLVLDASDNFPTRYLVNDACVILKRPFVYGALHSFEGQVSVFNYQNGPTYRCIFPTMPNPAEIPNCDENGVLGVVPGIIGSLQALEAVKVITGIGEVLSGKFLLFDGLSQNYQKINFKKVAGNITITALKDSYEFNCAVPQASVSAQQFAELLQSEKIQLLDVRTTEEYHHYHIADSIHIPLSDLESNLEKIDYSKTIYVICQSGIRSQKAIHLITAIKPEVRLVNIEGGINKLKSYALR; this is encoded by the coding sequence ATGAATCTAGAACGCTATTCACGACAAACACAATTAAAAGAATTTGGTTTAGAAGCACAAGAAAAGCTATCTGTAGCCAAAATTTTAGTGATTGGTGCTGGTGGTTTGGGAGTTCCTGCATTAACGTATTTAAATGCTATGGGCGTAGGTACACTCGGTATTGTAGATAATGATGTGGTTAGTTTGTCTAATTTACACCGCCAAGTAAGTTATTATGAAAGTGAAGTAGGGGAGCCTAAAGTAACTTCATTAATAAAAAAATTAAAAGTCCAAAATTCTGATACAAAGCTTGTAGCACATCATACTTTTCTAACGACAGAAAATGCTTTAGAGCTTATCGCTCAATATGACTTAGTGCTAGATGCCTCTGATAATTTTCCAACACGCTATTTGGTAAATGATGCTTGTGTTATTTTAAAACGACCTTTTGTATATGGAGCTTTGCATAGTTTTGAAGGTCAAGTAAGTGTTTTTAATTATCAAAACGGACCCACATATCGGTGTATTTTTCCAACAATGCCAAATCCTGCCGAAATTCCGAATTGCGATGAGAATGGAGTATTAGGGGTTGTACCTGGTATCATAGGAAGTTTACAAGCACTAGAAGCCGTGAAGGTTATTACAGGAATAGGAGAGGTGTTATCAGGAAAGTTTTTGTTGTTTGATGGTCTGTCTCAGAATTACCAAAAAATAAATTTTAAAAAAGTAGCTGGTAATATTACTATAACAGCACTAAAAGATAGCTATGAATTTAATTGTGCGGTGCCACAAGCATCGGTTTCTGCGCAACAGTTTGCCGAACTATTACAATCTGAAAAAATACAATTGTTAGACGTGCGTACAACAGAAGAATATCATCATTATCACATAGCTGATTCCATACATATTCCTTTGTCCGATTTAGAAAGTAACCTTGAAAAAATCGATTATTCAAAAACGATTTATGTTATTTGTCAATCAGGTATCCGAAGTCAGAAAGCCATACATTTAATTACAGCAATTAAACCAGAAGTAAGGCTAGTAAATATAGAAGGCGGTATTAATAAACTGAAAAGTTATGCTCTTAGATAG
- a CDS encoding sulfite exporter TauE/SafE family protein — protein sequence MLLDSTPLILLCLGFFIVATLYSSVGFGGGSSYLALLTLFLPSFFAIRSIALICNLVVVSGSTYLYFKHGHAKIKEFIPFVIASIPLAFIGASFKLNERVFFIVLGVSLVLSALALAGQTFTKKKEAKEVKEYPKYFSYVMGGTIGFLSGLVGIGGGIFLAPVLNHFKWNSALKIAALASFFILVNSFSGLLGLLNSGTIALPWKETLLLAIAVFLGGQLGIRLSLKKLTPNNIKRLTSLLVFIVGIRVLLKNGLEVL from the coding sequence ATGCTCTTAGATAGTACTCCTCTAATACTTCTTTGTTTAGGGTTTTTTATTGTTGCCACGCTATATTCTTCGGTTGGTTTTGGGGGCGGTTCTAGTTATTTGGCTTTATTAACGTTATTCTTACCTAGTTTTTTTGCCATACGTTCTATTGCGCTTATTTGCAATTTGGTGGTGGTAAGCGGGAGTACTTATTTGTATTTTAAGCACGGCCATGCAAAAATCAAAGAATTTATTCCCTTTGTAATAGCGAGTATTCCCTTAGCATTTATTGGAGCATCATTTAAATTGAATGAGCGCGTTTTTTTTATTGTCCTAGGGGTGTCTTTAGTGCTTTCTGCTCTAGCTTTGGCGGGTCAAACATTTACTAAAAAGAAAGAAGCGAAGGAGGTAAAGGAATACCCTAAATATTTTAGTTATGTCATGGGAGGAACTATCGGTTTTCTTTCTGGTCTGGTAGGGATTGGAGGAGGTATTTTTTTAGCTCCCGTCTTAAATCATTTTAAATGGAACTCTGCATTGAAAATTGCAGCTTTGGCTAGTTTTTTTATTTTAGTAAATTCCTTTTCAGGATTATTAGGACTATTAAATAGTGGAACGATTGCTTTGCCTTGGAAAGAAACTTTACTATTAGCAATAGCTGTTTTTTTAGGAGGGCAATTGGGAATACGATTAAGTTTAAAGAAATTAACGCCCAATAATATAAAACGCTTGACGTCTTTATTGGTTTTTATAGTTGGAATACGAGTATTACTCAAAAATGGATTAGAAGTATTATGA
- a CDS encoding molybdopterin molybdotransferase MoeA, which translates to MITYEEAFRRVMLYTKDFGTVSVPLMESVNCVLAETIYADRDFPPFNRSTKDGIALQFSAFEANEQRFKIAGVISAGLPQQQLIHATSCLEIMTGAVVPVNADTVVMYEDIDIKDGFATLHTAPREGQNIHVQGSDKKAGTVLLEKGIRIAASEIGILASVGKTSVVIRKTPTVCVISTGDELVPVAQTPKPHQIRTSNVLSLQAALIKENIVATHLHLQDDKPVIEEAILKTLQDYDVLLLSGGVSKGKFDFIPEVMDELGVEKVFHKVLQRPGRPFWFGVHEEYETIVFSFPGNPVSTFSNYYVYFSPWLKNSMGLGVRDRFVILNNDVEIHPVLTLYIPVILEWEGATLIARTIENNGSGDLTSLAETDGFACLPPGDTSYKKGDQVHFIPSK; encoded by the coding sequence ATGATTACATATGAAGAGGCATTTAGGCGTGTAATGTTGTACACGAAAGATTTTGGAACAGTATCCGTACCACTTATGGAAAGTGTAAATTGTGTATTAGCAGAAACTATTTATGCTGATAGAGATTTCCCTCCTTTTAATAGGTCTACTAAAGATGGTATAGCGCTTCAGTTTAGCGCGTTTGAAGCTAATGAACAGCGCTTTAAAATAGCAGGTGTTATTAGTGCAGGTTTACCGCAGCAACAGCTAATACATGCTACCTCTTGTTTAGAGATTATGACCGGGGCAGTAGTGCCTGTTAACGCAGATACTGTTGTTATGTATGAAGATATTGATATTAAGGATGGCTTTGCAACCCTACATACAGCGCCTAGAGAAGGTCAGAATATACATGTTCAAGGGAGTGATAAAAAAGCAGGTACGGTTTTATTAGAAAAAGGGATTAGAATAGCTGCATCTGAGATTGGTATTTTAGCATCTGTAGGTAAAACGAGCGTTGTGATCAGAAAAACACCTACTGTTTGTGTAATTTCTACAGGTGATGAGTTAGTGCCCGTTGCACAAACACCTAAGCCTCATCAAATACGTACATCAAATGTATTGTCTTTACAAGCGGCTTTAATTAAAGAAAATATTGTTGCAACACATTTACATTTGCAAGATGATAAACCGGTCATAGAAGAAGCTATTTTAAAAACACTTCAAGATTATGATGTGCTTTTATTAAGTGGGGGCGTTTCTAAAGGGAAATTTGATTTTATCCCTGAAGTTATGGATGAATTAGGCGTAGAAAAAGTTTTTCATAAAGTATTGCAACGACCAGGTAGGCCTTTTTGGTTTGGCGTTCATGAGGAATATGAAACAATCGTATTTTCTTTTCCAGGAAACCCGGTGTCTACGTTCTCTAATTATTACGTGTATTTTTCACCTTGGTTGAAAAATTCTATGGGTTTAGGAGTTAGAGATCGTTTTGTGATTTTAAATAATGATGTAGAAATACATCCGGTATTAACGCTCTATATTCCTGTAATCCTAGAATGGGAGGGCGCAACATTAATTGCAAGAACTATTGAAAATAATGGCTCAGGAGATTTAACTTCTTTGGCAGAAACAGACGGATTTGCATGTTTACCTCCGGGAGATACTAGTTATAAAAAAGGTGATCAAGTGCATTTTATACCTTCAAAATAA